One Etheostoma cragini isolate CJK2018 chromosome 6, CSU_Ecrag_1.0, whole genome shotgun sequence DNA window includes the following coding sequences:
- the epn1 gene encoding epsin-1 isoform X1 has product MSTSSLRRQVKNIVHNYSEAEIKVREATSNDPWGPSSSLMSEIADLTYNVVAFSEIMSMVWKRLNDHGKNWRHVYKAMTLMEYLIKTGSERVAQQCRENIYAVQTLKDFQYIDRDGKDQGVNVREKAKQLVTLLKDEERLREERIHALKTKEKMAQTSSGEMASSAPSAPSLGGSLSVGSHSGGADPEQAWPQSTGEEDLQLQLALAMSKEEAEQTSKDPLEDAELRFAITLSKEMQQKEERLRRGDDLRLQMAIEESRREKTKPEDGALMELGAVDPWGSPAAATVGSAGPSPPPTVPAPAASGPWGAAPTDPWGVASPTSPTSSDPWGGGAPPSIAPPPDPWGETSNRVNNVDPWGSSAVTPPSVDPWGPPVPLSTSSSGGTVDPWSRDGPVPASDPITSDIWSGTAKHTNGTGDPERRGSPSTGCDSTGSPVPFDLSSLGSSLPVRKTPESFLGPNAALVDLDSLVSSKPKPKQPPPPSISSSSAHNPFLQNTGSSPAPGMAVTPGSTISSRGVSPIPASSNPFGVAPPMTSISPQPSSLGLSGLRSSPVPPNPMLGMVQPGMGMGPMSVGMGAPGMGLGMMQVSPMGMPYGGLSPMAPPGSALLGPGGAAPPQLILGGPTGTGGVMGAGGSVGGGGTTGVSTNPFLL; this is encoded by the exons ATGTCGACCTCATCGCTACGGCGACAAGTAAAGAACATCGTCCACAACTATTCAGAGGCTGAAATCAAG GTTAGAGAGGCGACATCCAATGACCCATGGGGCCCAAGCAGCTCTCTGATGTCAGAGATTGCTGATCTGACCTACAATGTTGTGGCCTTTTCGGAAATCATGAGCATGGTGTGGAAGCGCCTTAATGACCATGGCAAGAACTGGAGACATGTGTACAag GCTATGACTCTTATGGAGTACCTGATCAAGACGGGTTCGGAACGTGTTGCCCAACAGTGCCGAGAGAACATATACGCAGTCCAGACCCTCAAGGATTTTCAGTACATAGACAGGGACGGCAAAGACCAG GGGGTGAATGTGCGAGAGAAAGCCAAACAGCTGGTGACACTGCTGAAAGATGAAGAGAGACTAAGAGAGGAGAGGATCCACGCCCTCAAAACCAAAGAAAAGATGGCACAGACCTCCAGTGGTGAGATGG CCTCCTCTGCTCCCTCTGCACCCAGCTTGGGGGGGAGCCTGTCAGTGGGCTCCCACTCTGGAGGGGCAGACCCTGAGCAGGCCTGGCCACAGAGCACTGGAGAGGAAGATCTGCAGCTCCAGCTGGCTTTGGCCATGAGTAAAGAAGAGGCAGAGCAG ACTAGCAAGGACCCTCTGGAGGACGCAGAGCTCCGCTTTGCAATTACACTCAGCAAAGAGATGCAACAAAAG GAAGAGCGACTGCGCAGAGGTGATGACCTAAGACTGCAGATGGCCATTGAGGAGAGCAGGAGGGAGAAGACTAAGCCTGAGGat GGCGCCCTGATGGAGCTGGGTGCCGTGGACCCCTGGGGATCCCCTGCTGCAGCCACTGTGGGCTCTGCCGGCCCCTCGCCTCCACCCACAGTTCCTGCCCCTGCTGCCTCAGGTCCTTGGGGCGCAGCCCCAACAGACCCATGGGGTGTAGCGTCACCCACATCTCCTACTAGCTCTGACCCCTGGGGTGGGGGAGCCCCACCCAGTATAGCCCCTCCTCCAGACCCCTGGGGAGAGACGTCCAACAGAGTCAACAACGTCGACCCCTGGGGGAGCTCCG CTGTGACCCCTCCCAGTGTCGATCCCTGGGGCCCCCCAGTGCCACTCAGCACGTCCTCCTCCGGGGGGACAGTAGACCCCTGGTCAAGGGACGGGCCTGTCCCTGCCTCTGACCCTATCACCTCTGACATCTGGAGTGGCACCGccaaacacacaaatggcacag GAGACCCAGAGCGACGAGGGTCCCCGTCAACAGGCTGTGACAGTACAGGCTCACCGGTGCCCTTTGACCTGTCATCTCTTGGTTCTTCACTTCCTGTTCGTAAGACTCCGGAGTCCTTCCTTGGCCCCAACGCAGCGCTAGTGGATCTTGATTCCCTGGTGTCGTCTAAACCCAAACCCAAACAGCCACCACCTCCTtctatctcttcttcttcagcaCACAACCCCTTCCTCCAGAACACAG GCTCATCTCCTGCTCCTGGCATGGCAGTGACTCCAGGCAGCACCATTTCCAGTAGGGGGGTTTCTCCAATACCTGCCTCCTCTAACCCTTTTGGCGTGGCTCCACCCATGACCTCCATCTCACCTCAGCCCTCATCACTTGGTCTGAGCGGCCTCCGTTCCAGTCCTGTGCCTCCCAATCCCATGCTGGGCATGGTGCAACCAGGGATGGGCATGGGGCCAATGAGTGTGGGTATGGGGGCTCCAGGAATGGGCCTGGGCATGATGCAGGTTAGCCCCATGGGCATGCCCTACGGCGGGCTCTCACCGATGGCACCCCCGGGCTCGGCTCTGTTGGGGCCCGGAGGCGCAGCACCTCCTCAGCTGATTTTGGGTGGGCCCACTGGAACAGGAGGAGTGATGGGGGCAGGAGGATCAGTGGGAGGCGGAGGAACGACAGGAGTGAGCACCAACCCTTTTCTTCTTTGA
- the epn1 gene encoding epsin-1 isoform X3 — MSTSSLRRQVKNIVHNYSEAEIKVREATSNDPWGPSSSLMSEIADLTYNVVAFSEIMSMVWKRLNDHGKNWRHVYKAMTLMEYLIKTGSERVAQQCRENIYAVQTLKDFQYIDRDGKDQGVNVREKAKQLVTLLKDEERLREERIHALKTKEKMAQTSSGEMASSAPSAPSLGGSLSVGSHSGGADPEQAWPQSTGEEDLQLQLALAMSKEEAEQEERLRRGDDLRLQMAIEESRREKTKPEDGALMELGAVDPWGSPAAATVGSAGPSPPPTVPAPAASGPWGAAPTDPWGVASPTSPTSSDPWGGGAPPSIAPPPDPWGETSNRVNNVDPWGSSAVTPPSVDPWGPPVPLSTSSSGGTVDPWSRDGPVPASDPITSDIWSGTAKHTNGTGDPERRGSPSTGCDSTGSPVPFDLSSLGSSLPVRKTPESFLGPNAALVDLDSLVSSKPKPKQPPPPSISSSSAHNPFLQNTGSSPAPGMAVTPGSTISSRGVSPIPASSNPFGVAPPMTSISPQPSSLGLSGLRSSPVPPNPMLGMVQPGMGMGPMSVGMGAPGMGLGMMQVSPMGMPYGGLSPMAPPGSALLGPGGAAPPQLILGGPTGTGGVMGAGGSVGGGGTTGVSTNPFLL, encoded by the exons ATGTCGACCTCATCGCTACGGCGACAAGTAAAGAACATCGTCCACAACTATTCAGAGGCTGAAATCAAG GTTAGAGAGGCGACATCCAATGACCCATGGGGCCCAAGCAGCTCTCTGATGTCAGAGATTGCTGATCTGACCTACAATGTTGTGGCCTTTTCGGAAATCATGAGCATGGTGTGGAAGCGCCTTAATGACCATGGCAAGAACTGGAGACATGTGTACAag GCTATGACTCTTATGGAGTACCTGATCAAGACGGGTTCGGAACGTGTTGCCCAACAGTGCCGAGAGAACATATACGCAGTCCAGACCCTCAAGGATTTTCAGTACATAGACAGGGACGGCAAAGACCAG GGGGTGAATGTGCGAGAGAAAGCCAAACAGCTGGTGACACTGCTGAAAGATGAAGAGAGACTAAGAGAGGAGAGGATCCACGCCCTCAAAACCAAAGAAAAGATGGCACAGACCTCCAGTGGTGAGATGG CCTCCTCTGCTCCCTCTGCACCCAGCTTGGGGGGGAGCCTGTCAGTGGGCTCCCACTCTGGAGGGGCAGACCCTGAGCAGGCCTGGCCACAGAGCACTGGAGAGGAAGATCTGCAGCTCCAGCTGGCTTTGGCCATGAGTAAAGAAGAGGCAGAGCAG GAAGAGCGACTGCGCAGAGGTGATGACCTAAGACTGCAGATGGCCATTGAGGAGAGCAGGAGGGAGAAGACTAAGCCTGAGGat GGCGCCCTGATGGAGCTGGGTGCCGTGGACCCCTGGGGATCCCCTGCTGCAGCCACTGTGGGCTCTGCCGGCCCCTCGCCTCCACCCACAGTTCCTGCCCCTGCTGCCTCAGGTCCTTGGGGCGCAGCCCCAACAGACCCATGGGGTGTAGCGTCACCCACATCTCCTACTAGCTCTGACCCCTGGGGTGGGGGAGCCCCACCCAGTATAGCCCCTCCTCCAGACCCCTGGGGAGAGACGTCCAACAGAGTCAACAACGTCGACCCCTGGGGGAGCTCCG CTGTGACCCCTCCCAGTGTCGATCCCTGGGGCCCCCCAGTGCCACTCAGCACGTCCTCCTCCGGGGGGACAGTAGACCCCTGGTCAAGGGACGGGCCTGTCCCTGCCTCTGACCCTATCACCTCTGACATCTGGAGTGGCACCGccaaacacacaaatggcacag GAGACCCAGAGCGACGAGGGTCCCCGTCAACAGGCTGTGACAGTACAGGCTCACCGGTGCCCTTTGACCTGTCATCTCTTGGTTCTTCACTTCCTGTTCGTAAGACTCCGGAGTCCTTCCTTGGCCCCAACGCAGCGCTAGTGGATCTTGATTCCCTGGTGTCGTCTAAACCCAAACCCAAACAGCCACCACCTCCTtctatctcttcttcttcagcaCACAACCCCTTCCTCCAGAACACAG GCTCATCTCCTGCTCCTGGCATGGCAGTGACTCCAGGCAGCACCATTTCCAGTAGGGGGGTTTCTCCAATACCTGCCTCCTCTAACCCTTTTGGCGTGGCTCCACCCATGACCTCCATCTCACCTCAGCCCTCATCACTTGGTCTGAGCGGCCTCCGTTCCAGTCCTGTGCCTCCCAATCCCATGCTGGGCATGGTGCAACCAGGGATGGGCATGGGGCCAATGAGTGTGGGTATGGGGGCTCCAGGAATGGGCCTGGGCATGATGCAGGTTAGCCCCATGGGCATGCCCTACGGCGGGCTCTCACCGATGGCACCCCCGGGCTCGGCTCTGTTGGGGCCCGGAGGCGCAGCACCTCCTCAGCTGATTTTGGGTGGGCCCACTGGAACAGGAGGAGTGATGGGGGCAGGAGGATCAGTGGGAGGCGGAGGAACGACAGGAGTGAGCACCAACCCTTTTCTTCTTTGA
- the epn1 gene encoding epsin-1 isoform X5 — MSTSSLRRQVKNIVHNYSEAEIKVREATSNDPWGPSSSLMSEIADLTYNVVAFSEIMSMVWKRLNDHGKNWRHVYKAMTLMEYLIKTGSERVAQQCRENIYAVQTLKDFQYIDRDGKDQGVNVREKAKQLVTLLKDEERLREERIHALKTKEKMAQTSSGEMASSAPSAPSLGGSLSVGSHSGGADPEQAWPQSTGEEDLQLQLALAMSKEEAEQTSKDPLEDAELRFAITLSKEMQQKEERLRRGDDLRLQMAIEESRREKTKPEDGALMELGAVDPWGSPAAATVGSAGPSPPPTVPAPAASGPWGAAPTDPWGVASPTSPTSSDPWGGGAPPSIAPPPDPWGETSNRVNNVDPWGSSGDPERRGSPSTGCDSTGSPVPFDLSSLGSSLPVRKTPESFLGPNAALVDLDSLVSSKPKPKQPPPPSISSSSAHNPFLQNTGSSPAPGMAVTPGSTISSRGVSPIPASSNPFGVAPPMTSISPQPSSLGLSGLRSSPVPPNPMLGMVQPGMGMGPMSVGMGAPGMGLGMMQVSPMGMPYGGLSPMAPPGSALLGPGGAAPPQLILGGPTGTGGVMGAGGSVGGGGTTGVSTNPFLL; from the exons ATGTCGACCTCATCGCTACGGCGACAAGTAAAGAACATCGTCCACAACTATTCAGAGGCTGAAATCAAG GTTAGAGAGGCGACATCCAATGACCCATGGGGCCCAAGCAGCTCTCTGATGTCAGAGATTGCTGATCTGACCTACAATGTTGTGGCCTTTTCGGAAATCATGAGCATGGTGTGGAAGCGCCTTAATGACCATGGCAAGAACTGGAGACATGTGTACAag GCTATGACTCTTATGGAGTACCTGATCAAGACGGGTTCGGAACGTGTTGCCCAACAGTGCCGAGAGAACATATACGCAGTCCAGACCCTCAAGGATTTTCAGTACATAGACAGGGACGGCAAAGACCAG GGGGTGAATGTGCGAGAGAAAGCCAAACAGCTGGTGACACTGCTGAAAGATGAAGAGAGACTAAGAGAGGAGAGGATCCACGCCCTCAAAACCAAAGAAAAGATGGCACAGACCTCCAGTGGTGAGATGG CCTCCTCTGCTCCCTCTGCACCCAGCTTGGGGGGGAGCCTGTCAGTGGGCTCCCACTCTGGAGGGGCAGACCCTGAGCAGGCCTGGCCACAGAGCACTGGAGAGGAAGATCTGCAGCTCCAGCTGGCTTTGGCCATGAGTAAAGAAGAGGCAGAGCAG ACTAGCAAGGACCCTCTGGAGGACGCAGAGCTCCGCTTTGCAATTACACTCAGCAAAGAGATGCAACAAAAG GAAGAGCGACTGCGCAGAGGTGATGACCTAAGACTGCAGATGGCCATTGAGGAGAGCAGGAGGGAGAAGACTAAGCCTGAGGat GGCGCCCTGATGGAGCTGGGTGCCGTGGACCCCTGGGGATCCCCTGCTGCAGCCACTGTGGGCTCTGCCGGCCCCTCGCCTCCACCCACAGTTCCTGCCCCTGCTGCCTCAGGTCCTTGGGGCGCAGCCCCAACAGACCCATGGGGTGTAGCGTCACCCACATCTCCTACTAGCTCTGACCCCTGGGGTGGGGGAGCCCCACCCAGTATAGCCCCTCCTCCAGACCCCTGGGGAGAGACGTCCAACAGAGTCAACAACGTCGACCCCTGGGGGAGCTCCG GAGACCCAGAGCGACGAGGGTCCCCGTCAACAGGCTGTGACAGTACAGGCTCACCGGTGCCCTTTGACCTGTCATCTCTTGGTTCTTCACTTCCTGTTCGTAAGACTCCGGAGTCCTTCCTTGGCCCCAACGCAGCGCTAGTGGATCTTGATTCCCTGGTGTCGTCTAAACCCAAACCCAAACAGCCACCACCTCCTtctatctcttcttcttcagcaCACAACCCCTTCCTCCAGAACACAG GCTCATCTCCTGCTCCTGGCATGGCAGTGACTCCAGGCAGCACCATTTCCAGTAGGGGGGTTTCTCCAATACCTGCCTCCTCTAACCCTTTTGGCGTGGCTCCACCCATGACCTCCATCTCACCTCAGCCCTCATCACTTGGTCTGAGCGGCCTCCGTTCCAGTCCTGTGCCTCCCAATCCCATGCTGGGCATGGTGCAACCAGGGATGGGCATGGGGCCAATGAGTGTGGGTATGGGGGCTCCAGGAATGGGCCTGGGCATGATGCAGGTTAGCCCCATGGGCATGCCCTACGGCGGGCTCTCACCGATGGCACCCCCGGGCTCGGCTCTGTTGGGGCCCGGAGGCGCAGCACCTCCTCAGCTGATTTTGGGTGGGCCCACTGGAACAGGAGGAGTGATGGGGGCAGGAGGATCAGTGGGAGGCGGAGGAACGACAGGAGTGAGCACCAACCCTTTTCTTCTTTGA
- the epn1 gene encoding epsin-1 isoform X4, whose protein sequence is MSTSSLRRQVKNIVHNYSEAEIKVREATSNDPWGPSSSLMSEIADLTYNVVAFSEIMSMVWKRLNDHGKNWRHVYKAMTLMEYLIKTGSERVAQQCRENIYAVQTLKDFQYIDRDGKDQGVNVREKAKQLVTLLKDEERLREERIHALKTKEKMAQTSSASSAPSAPSLGGSLSVGSHSGGADPEQAWPQSTGEEDLQLQLALAMSKEEAEQEERLRRGDDLRLQMAIEESRREKTKPEDGALMELGAVDPWGSPAAATVGSAGPSPPPTVPAPAASGPWGAAPTDPWGVASPTSPTSSDPWGGGAPPSIAPPPDPWGETSNRVNNVDPWGSSAVTPPSVDPWGPPVPLSTSSSGGTVDPWSRDGPVPASDPITSDIWSGTAKHTNGTGDPERRGSPSTGCDSTGSPVPFDLSSLGSSLPVRKTPESFLGPNAALVDLDSLVSSKPKPKQPPPPSISSSSAHNPFLQNTGSSPAPGMAVTPGSTISSRGVSPIPASSNPFGVAPPMTSISPQPSSLGLSGLRSSPVPPNPMLGMVQPGMGMGPMSVGMGAPGMGLGMMQVSPMGMPYGGLSPMAPPGSALLGPGGAAPPQLILGGPTGTGGVMGAGGSVGGGGTTGVSTNPFLL, encoded by the exons ATGTCGACCTCATCGCTACGGCGACAAGTAAAGAACATCGTCCACAACTATTCAGAGGCTGAAATCAAG GTTAGAGAGGCGACATCCAATGACCCATGGGGCCCAAGCAGCTCTCTGATGTCAGAGATTGCTGATCTGACCTACAATGTTGTGGCCTTTTCGGAAATCATGAGCATGGTGTGGAAGCGCCTTAATGACCATGGCAAGAACTGGAGACATGTGTACAag GCTATGACTCTTATGGAGTACCTGATCAAGACGGGTTCGGAACGTGTTGCCCAACAGTGCCGAGAGAACATATACGCAGTCCAGACCCTCAAGGATTTTCAGTACATAGACAGGGACGGCAAAGACCAG GGGGTGAATGTGCGAGAGAAAGCCAAACAGCTGGTGACACTGCTGAAAGATGAAGAGAGACTAAGAGAGGAGAGGATCCACGCCCTCAAAACCAAAGAAAAGATGGCACAGACCTCCAGTG CCTCCTCTGCTCCCTCTGCACCCAGCTTGGGGGGGAGCCTGTCAGTGGGCTCCCACTCTGGAGGGGCAGACCCTGAGCAGGCCTGGCCACAGAGCACTGGAGAGGAAGATCTGCAGCTCCAGCTGGCTTTGGCCATGAGTAAAGAAGAGGCAGAGCAG GAAGAGCGACTGCGCAGAGGTGATGACCTAAGACTGCAGATGGCCATTGAGGAGAGCAGGAGGGAGAAGACTAAGCCTGAGGat GGCGCCCTGATGGAGCTGGGTGCCGTGGACCCCTGGGGATCCCCTGCTGCAGCCACTGTGGGCTCTGCCGGCCCCTCGCCTCCACCCACAGTTCCTGCCCCTGCTGCCTCAGGTCCTTGGGGCGCAGCCCCAACAGACCCATGGGGTGTAGCGTCACCCACATCTCCTACTAGCTCTGACCCCTGGGGTGGGGGAGCCCCACCCAGTATAGCCCCTCCTCCAGACCCCTGGGGAGAGACGTCCAACAGAGTCAACAACGTCGACCCCTGGGGGAGCTCCG CTGTGACCCCTCCCAGTGTCGATCCCTGGGGCCCCCCAGTGCCACTCAGCACGTCCTCCTCCGGGGGGACAGTAGACCCCTGGTCAAGGGACGGGCCTGTCCCTGCCTCTGACCCTATCACCTCTGACATCTGGAGTGGCACCGccaaacacacaaatggcacag GAGACCCAGAGCGACGAGGGTCCCCGTCAACAGGCTGTGACAGTACAGGCTCACCGGTGCCCTTTGACCTGTCATCTCTTGGTTCTTCACTTCCTGTTCGTAAGACTCCGGAGTCCTTCCTTGGCCCCAACGCAGCGCTAGTGGATCTTGATTCCCTGGTGTCGTCTAAACCCAAACCCAAACAGCCACCACCTCCTtctatctcttcttcttcagcaCACAACCCCTTCCTCCAGAACACAG GCTCATCTCCTGCTCCTGGCATGGCAGTGACTCCAGGCAGCACCATTTCCAGTAGGGGGGTTTCTCCAATACCTGCCTCCTCTAACCCTTTTGGCGTGGCTCCACCCATGACCTCCATCTCACCTCAGCCCTCATCACTTGGTCTGAGCGGCCTCCGTTCCAGTCCTGTGCCTCCCAATCCCATGCTGGGCATGGTGCAACCAGGGATGGGCATGGGGCCAATGAGTGTGGGTATGGGGGCTCCAGGAATGGGCCTGGGCATGATGCAGGTTAGCCCCATGGGCATGCCCTACGGCGGGCTCTCACCGATGGCACCCCCGGGCTCGGCTCTGTTGGGGCCCGGAGGCGCAGCACCTCCTCAGCTGATTTTGGGTGGGCCCACTGGAACAGGAGGAGTGATGGGGGCAGGAGGATCAGTGGGAGGCGGAGGAACGACAGGAGTGAGCACCAACCCTTTTCTTCTTTGA
- the epn1 gene encoding epsin-1 isoform X2, whose amino-acid sequence MSTSSLRRQVKNIVHNYSEAEIKVREATSNDPWGPSSSLMSEIADLTYNVVAFSEIMSMVWKRLNDHGKNWRHVYKAMTLMEYLIKTGSERVAQQCRENIYAVQTLKDFQYIDRDGKDQGVNVREKAKQLVTLLKDEERLREERIHALKTKEKMAQTSSASSAPSAPSLGGSLSVGSHSGGADPEQAWPQSTGEEDLQLQLALAMSKEEAEQTSKDPLEDAELRFAITLSKEMQQKEERLRRGDDLRLQMAIEESRREKTKPEDGALMELGAVDPWGSPAAATVGSAGPSPPPTVPAPAASGPWGAAPTDPWGVASPTSPTSSDPWGGGAPPSIAPPPDPWGETSNRVNNVDPWGSSAVTPPSVDPWGPPVPLSTSSSGGTVDPWSRDGPVPASDPITSDIWSGTAKHTNGTGDPERRGSPSTGCDSTGSPVPFDLSSLGSSLPVRKTPESFLGPNAALVDLDSLVSSKPKPKQPPPPSISSSSAHNPFLQNTGSSPAPGMAVTPGSTISSRGVSPIPASSNPFGVAPPMTSISPQPSSLGLSGLRSSPVPPNPMLGMVQPGMGMGPMSVGMGAPGMGLGMMQVSPMGMPYGGLSPMAPPGSALLGPGGAAPPQLILGGPTGTGGVMGAGGSVGGGGTTGVSTNPFLL is encoded by the exons ATGTCGACCTCATCGCTACGGCGACAAGTAAAGAACATCGTCCACAACTATTCAGAGGCTGAAATCAAG GTTAGAGAGGCGACATCCAATGACCCATGGGGCCCAAGCAGCTCTCTGATGTCAGAGATTGCTGATCTGACCTACAATGTTGTGGCCTTTTCGGAAATCATGAGCATGGTGTGGAAGCGCCTTAATGACCATGGCAAGAACTGGAGACATGTGTACAag GCTATGACTCTTATGGAGTACCTGATCAAGACGGGTTCGGAACGTGTTGCCCAACAGTGCCGAGAGAACATATACGCAGTCCAGACCCTCAAGGATTTTCAGTACATAGACAGGGACGGCAAAGACCAG GGGGTGAATGTGCGAGAGAAAGCCAAACAGCTGGTGACACTGCTGAAAGATGAAGAGAGACTAAGAGAGGAGAGGATCCACGCCCTCAAAACCAAAGAAAAGATGGCACAGACCTCCAGTG CCTCCTCTGCTCCCTCTGCACCCAGCTTGGGGGGGAGCCTGTCAGTGGGCTCCCACTCTGGAGGGGCAGACCCTGAGCAGGCCTGGCCACAGAGCACTGGAGAGGAAGATCTGCAGCTCCAGCTGGCTTTGGCCATGAGTAAAGAAGAGGCAGAGCAG ACTAGCAAGGACCCTCTGGAGGACGCAGAGCTCCGCTTTGCAATTACACTCAGCAAAGAGATGCAACAAAAG GAAGAGCGACTGCGCAGAGGTGATGACCTAAGACTGCAGATGGCCATTGAGGAGAGCAGGAGGGAGAAGACTAAGCCTGAGGat GGCGCCCTGATGGAGCTGGGTGCCGTGGACCCCTGGGGATCCCCTGCTGCAGCCACTGTGGGCTCTGCCGGCCCCTCGCCTCCACCCACAGTTCCTGCCCCTGCTGCCTCAGGTCCTTGGGGCGCAGCCCCAACAGACCCATGGGGTGTAGCGTCACCCACATCTCCTACTAGCTCTGACCCCTGGGGTGGGGGAGCCCCACCCAGTATAGCCCCTCCTCCAGACCCCTGGGGAGAGACGTCCAACAGAGTCAACAACGTCGACCCCTGGGGGAGCTCCG CTGTGACCCCTCCCAGTGTCGATCCCTGGGGCCCCCCAGTGCCACTCAGCACGTCCTCCTCCGGGGGGACAGTAGACCCCTGGTCAAGGGACGGGCCTGTCCCTGCCTCTGACCCTATCACCTCTGACATCTGGAGTGGCACCGccaaacacacaaatggcacag GAGACCCAGAGCGACGAGGGTCCCCGTCAACAGGCTGTGACAGTACAGGCTCACCGGTGCCCTTTGACCTGTCATCTCTTGGTTCTTCACTTCCTGTTCGTAAGACTCCGGAGTCCTTCCTTGGCCCCAACGCAGCGCTAGTGGATCTTGATTCCCTGGTGTCGTCTAAACCCAAACCCAAACAGCCACCACCTCCTtctatctcttcttcttcagcaCACAACCCCTTCCTCCAGAACACAG GCTCATCTCCTGCTCCTGGCATGGCAGTGACTCCAGGCAGCACCATTTCCAGTAGGGGGGTTTCTCCAATACCTGCCTCCTCTAACCCTTTTGGCGTGGCTCCACCCATGACCTCCATCTCACCTCAGCCCTCATCACTTGGTCTGAGCGGCCTCCGTTCCAGTCCTGTGCCTCCCAATCCCATGCTGGGCATGGTGCAACCAGGGATGGGCATGGGGCCAATGAGTGTGGGTATGGGGGCTCCAGGAATGGGCCTGGGCATGATGCAGGTTAGCCCCATGGGCATGCCCTACGGCGGGCTCTCACCGATGGCACCCCCGGGCTCGGCTCTGTTGGGGCCCGGAGGCGCAGCACCTCCTCAGCTGATTTTGGGTGGGCCCACTGGAACAGGAGGAGTGATGGGGGCAGGAGGATCAGTGGGAGGCGGAGGAACGACAGGAGTGAGCACCAACCCTTTTCTTCTTTGA